In the genome of Candidatus Cloacimonas sp., the window TTCGCGATAACCTTTTTTTACGCGATAGCCCTTTCGGCGTTTTTGGTGATAAATAACTTTTTTCTTGCCCTTGCCGTGATCAATAACTTCGGCAGTAATGCTGGCGCCTTCTACAACGGGCTGACCTACTTTAATTTTGTCTTCCTCGCGCAGAAGAAGAACTTTGTCAAAAGTTAATGTCTGACCAGGTTCCGCTGTATTCAGACAGGGAACGCGAAGCACAGCGTTTTTTTCAGCCCTGAACTGAAATCCTTTAATTTCTACGATGGCGTACATTGTTTCTCCATTTAGATTTTTTTAATATGGTGGCAGATTTTTGAAAAGGGGAAATCTGTCAAGGATTTAACTCCGGTGAGCGGAAAAAGTCGAGGAGTCGAGGGGTCTTGAGGTCGAGAGGTCGAGAGGTCGAGAAGTGGAAAGGTGGAAAAGTGAAAAGGTGAAACCCAATGTGTAGTCGGAGGACGCCGTTCCTCCGCGAAAAATACAAAAAGGGTTCTCACAGATTGCACAGATTACACAGATAAAAGAATAGGTAGGAAATGAACAGGATTACGAGGATTTTCAAGATTAAATTTGTAGATTGCCTTGCTAATGAAGCGGAAGAATATTCTGCATAAAAAGCAAGACAACTTATTTCCTGCCAACTGATTATCTACAAACTCTCTGTGCTAACTTCACCCGCTAATCTTTTTTATGCTCTTGGCAAAATTCTATCAAAACTCCCAAGGCAGATTTTGGATGCAAAAAGGCAATGTCAGAATGATGAGCTCCCGGACGCGGCTCATTATCAATTAAGTTTATGCCTGCATCTTTAGTGTCTTGCAAAGCAGTGGGAAGATCATCTACTGCAAAAGCTATATGCTGAATTCCTTCTCCCTTTTTTTCGATAAATTTAGCTATGGGGCTATCTTCTGAAGTGGGACAGAGAAGTTCGATTCTACATTCTCCACAAGGAAGAAAAGCGACTTTTACTTTCTGAGAAGGAACTTCTTCTATGCCTTCCAATTTTAAACCAATGCTTTCATAAAAGCTAATTCCTGCCTCCAGGTCTTTAACTGCTATGCCAATATGACTGAGCTGTTTAATCATTTTTTATTCTCCTTTGTTAAAATATGGGTTGACTTTTTGGTCAACTACAACAAACAAACTGTCAAGCTATGTTTTTCCAGGAAGGTTGACTTCCTCGTCAACCCACAACAAACAAACTGTTAAGCTATTCCAAAATTATGTGGAAACAGTATAATTTGGTTGTCTGGGGAACGACAAGATGTCGTTCTTCCTTTTTGACAACAAACAAACTGTCAGGAAGTGTTTTTCCAGGAAGGTTGACGTCCTCGTCAACCCACAACAAACAAACTGTTAAGCTATTCCAAAATTATGTGGAAACAGTATAATTTGGTTGTCTGGGGAACGACGAGATGTCGTTCTTCCTTTTTGACAACAACAAACTGTCAAGCTATTCCAAAATTATGTGGAAACAGTATAATTTGGTTGTCAGGGGAACGACAAGATGTCGTTCTTCCAGATCGTCAAGAGTTCTCACTGCCAAAAGTATTTTCAGAGTGAAAACATCCTATCTTGGCAGTGATGACTCCTAACTTTTTTAGTATTTATTTTTTTGCCAGGTCAAAGCCAATTTGCATAGCTTTCAAGTTTAGATCCACAAAAGCGGGTTTGACCGAATCTTCTATTGCTTTTTTTAAAGAACTTTCTTTTACGATTCCCGTTACTTTTACCAAGAAGGAAAGCGCCATAATGTTAGTGGAAATGGGGCTTCCTAATTTTTCCTGAGCAATTTCCGTGAAGGGAACCTCGAAAGTATTTTCAGCTGCCAAAGCAAGGTTTTTCACGAAAGTGGTATCAATGATTAAAATTCCGTTTTCACTTAAATCAAACAGAAATTTATCGCAGGCGTCTTGAGTTAGAGCCATCAAACAATTAATACTGGTTGCTTCCGGGAAATATATTTCCTTGTCGCTGATGATGACATCGGCATGAGAATAGCCCCCGCGTGATTCAGGACCATAACTTTGGGTTTGGGTAACTTTTTTATTTTCCAGAACTGCCGCTTTGGCTAAAATGATTCCTGCCAAAATGAGCCCTTGT includes:
- a CDS encoding 2-oxoacid:acceptor oxidoreductase family protein; its protein translation is MADTYEVRLSGSGGQGLILAGIILAKAAVLENKKVTQTQSYGPESRGGYSHADVIISDKEIYFPEATSINCLMALTQDACDKFLFDLSENGILIIDTTFVKNLALAAENTFEVPFTEIAQEKLGSPISTNIMALSFLVKVTGIVKESSLKKAIEDSVKPAFVDLNLKAMQIGFDLAKK
- the mce gene encoding methylmalonyl-CoA epimerase, giving the protein MIKQLSHIGIAVKDLEAGISFYESIGLKLEGIEEVPSQKVKVAFLPCGECRIELLCPTSEDSPIAKFIEKKGEGIQHIAFAVDDLPTALQDTKDAGINLIDNEPRPGAHHSDIAFLHPKSALGVLIEFCQEHKKD
- the rplU gene encoding 50S ribosomal protein L21, with translation MYAIVEIKGFQFRAEKNAVLRVPCLNTAEPGQTLTFDKVLLLREEDKIKVGQPVVEGASITAEVIDHGKGKKKVIYHQKRRKGYRVKKGYRESYTDIRVTDILA